One genomic segment of Drosophila willistoni isolate 14030-0811.24 chromosome 2R unlocalized genomic scaffold, UCI_dwil_1.1 Seg200, whole genome shotgun sequence includes these proteins:
- the LOC6643561 gene encoding protamine-like protein 99C isoform X2, with protein MPKSSETIRILRLHEPARVGSRAFLNFLREFRSKNTQLDLNTSIRRGTNVWQTMNDTERSKFDYTMPSKCREATAPQDNADMCCNKKMKRKSACAMKRPSCPKKRKPRGCPRKPACPMRKKKKRACAKKRKPACPKKRKPACRKKRKTCRPKRRNPCAKKRVKCSKPGPVMNNGYLNFVRSFRKKHCDLKPQELIKMAARAWCSLPEDKKDRYRRLQGIEELSA; from the exons ATGCCGAAATCATCTGAAACCATACGAATTTTGCGCTTGCACGAGCCTGCTCGTGTGGGCAGTAGAGCATTTCTCAACTTTCTTCGGGAATTCCGTTCGAAAAATACTCAGCTCGATCTGAATACATCCATTCGTCGGGGTACAAACGTATGGCAAACGATGAATGATACCGAAAGAAGCAAGTTTGACTATACAATGCCAAGCAAATGCCGAGAAGCCACTGCTCCCCAGGATAATGCCGACATGTGCTGTAACAAGAAAATGAAGAGAAAATCCGCTTGTGCCATGAAGAGACCATCTTGTCCCAAGAAACGTAAGCCACGTGGCTGCCCACGTAAGCCTGCTTGCCCCAtgagaaagaagaagaagcgtGCATGCGCCAAGAAGCGTAAACCAGCTTGCCCCAAGAAGCGCAAACCAGCTTGTCGCAAGAAGCGCAAGACCTGTCGCCCCAAGCGTCGAAACCCATGCGCCAAAAAGCGTGTCAAGTGCAGCAAGCCTGGTCCCGTTATGAATAATGGGTATCTGAATTTCGTTCGATCGTTCCGTAAGAAGCATTGTGATCTAAAGCCACAGGAATTGATCAAAATGGCCGCGCGTGCCTGGTGCAGTTTGCCGGAAGATAAAAAGGATCGTTATCGTC gcCTGCAAGGTATCGAAGAGCTGTCGGCATAA
- the LOC6643560 gene encoding outer mitochondrial transmembrane helix translocase, with amino-acid sequence MDSPEITRGQVMGLVVRVCIVTAITYYSAKWMIGSMDPNSKARKKAKQQAEQQLKKLNSLKPAAGTKIKFRARDFNEHEVMIASHLVTPDEIDVNWSDVAGLDAIIQELRESVVMPVRHRELFKRSKLFRAPKGVLLHGPPGCGKTLIAKAIAKEADMRFINLDVGVLTDKWYGESQKLATAVFTCAKKLQPCIIFIDEIESFLRARGVADHEATAMMKTQFMLQWDGLISDGNSIVIVLGATNRPQDLDKAILRRMPAQFHIGPPGEVQRKAILQLILQKEQLDSAVNLRQLARGTVGFSGSDLKELCRHASMYRMREFMRERVSKDNQPDNEENLDDASDQLVISMDDLVKSLSSMKASKIRICNVFEKDPELD; translated from the coding sequence ATGGACTCGCCGGAAATAACTCGTGGACAGGTGATGGGCCTGGTGGTAAGAGTCTGCATTGTGACAGCGATTACGTATTACAGTGCCAAGTGGATGATTGGCTCCATGGATCCAAATAGTAAGGCACGCAAGAAGGCCAAACAGCAGGCAGAACAGCagttaaaaaaattgaattcattGAAGCCTGCGGCGggaacaaaaatcaaatttcgaGCACGTGACTTCAACGAACACGAGGTGATGATTGCCTCACATTTGGTGACACCCGATGAAATCGATGTGAATTGGTCGGATGTAGCCGGATTGGATGCCATCATACAGGAACTAAGGGAATCTGTGGTAATGCCTGTGCGACATCGTGAGCTCTTCAAGCGATCCAAGCTGTTTCGTGCCCCCAAGGGAGTGCTCCTTCATGGTCCGCCGGGTTGTGGTAAAACTCTGATTGCCAAGGCCATAGCCAAGGAGGCGGATATGCGATTCATTAATCTGGATGTCGGCGTTCTAACTGACAAATGGTATGGCGAGAGTCAAAAACTGGCCACAGCTGTCTTCACCTGTGCTAAAAAACTTCAGCCCTGCATCATCTTCATCGATGAAATTGAGAGTTTTCTGCGTGCTCGCGGCGTGGCCGACCACGAGGCAACGGCAATGATGAAAACACAGTTCATGTTGCAATGGGATGGCCTCATCAGCGATGGCAATAGCATTGTCATAGTGTTGGGTGCCACCAATCGTCCGCAGGACTTGGACAAAGCCATATTGAGACGCATGCCAGCTCAATTCCATATCGGACCACCAGGTGAAGTTCAACGAAAAGCCATACTACAACTGATTCTGCAAAAGGAGCAGCTTGACTCCGCGGTGAATCTTCGTCAATTGGCCAGAGGAACTGTTGGTTTTTCTGGTTCGGATCTAAAGGAATTGTGTCGTCATGCCTCCATGTACCGAATGCGTGAGTTTATGCGCGAAAGAGTATCAAAGGACAATCAACCGGACAATGAGGAAAACCTTGATGATGCCTCAGATCAGTTGGTTATCAGCATGGATGATTTGGTCAAATCATTAAGCTCAATGAAAGCCTCTAAGATACGTATATGCAATGTGTTTGAAAAAGATCCAGAATTGGATTAA
- the LOC6643559 gene encoding COP9 signalosome complex subunit 1 encodes MLSSSITRVQTEDDDDVRPNVCTHCRLVREPGIHLHSYAQRYTDIPRLIRLKFIAQVCPKLRVSALELAIDHVKTTYNVKLYEELYNTLSLEVGRSVQPNQAEDKQHDEELAREEEFEEAAGCSHTKHRLATSANSSNISLTYDAYWVEDNTMEATLLLQELDAELNFKKSNSGSTYVRRILEEIGDYHVKSGNLQMAVKFYARARPYCTSSDNVINMFRNLIRVSIYMANWWHVLTYIDEAKQYAFGYENLSQEVPNRLNCAAGLANMGLKIYKTAAHCFLLTPFGRYDYDKIVAPEDLAYYAGLCALATLELDMLQLGAINAEPFKPFFDLAPKMWSILAKFYEGNFDYCLMLLHEIENYVRLDVYLAPHVDTLYSMISVRIKERRSLKLTKI; translated from the coding sequence ATGTTATCGAGTTCCATAACCAGAGTGCAAACTgaagacgatgatgatgtGAGGCCCAATGTCTGTACTCATTGTCGATTAGTACGAGAGCCTGGCATACATTTACACAGCTATGCGCAACGATATACGGATATTCCACGGCTAATACGATTGAAGTTTATAGCACAAGTGTGCCCCAAATTACGAGTGTCAGCCCTGGAATTGGCCATAGACCATGTGAAGACCACATATAATGTTAAACTCTATGAAGAACTCTACAACACGCTGAGTCTTGAGGTGGGTAGAAGCGTTCAGCCAAATCAGGCAGAAGATAAACAACATGATGAAGAACTGGCCAGAGAAGAGGAATTTGAAGAAGCTGCGGGCTGTTCGCATACAAAACACCGTTTGGCTACTTCTGCGAACTCCAGCAATATTAGCCTCACATATGATGCCTATTGGGTGGAGGATAATACAATGGAGGCTACTTTATTACTACAGGAACTCGATGCTGAGTTAAATTTCAAGAAATCGAATTCAGGTAGTACTTATGTGCGCCGCATTCTTGAGGAAATTGGTGACTATCATGTGAAAAGTGGCAACCTGCAAATGGCCGTAAAGTTTTATGCTCGCGCCCGTCCATATTGCACTAGTTCTGACAATGTCATCAATATGTTTCGGAATCTGATCAGAGTCTCCATTTATATGGCAAATTGGTGGCATGTCCTTACCTACATAGATGAGGCCAAACAATATGCCTTTGGATATGAGAATCTCTCACAAGAAGTGCCAAATCGCTTGAATTGTGCCGCCGGATTGGCAAACATGGGCTTGAAAATCTATAAAACTGCAGCTCATTGTTTTCTATTGACACCCTTCGGTCGTTATGATTATGACAAAATAGTAGCTCCCGAGGATTTGGCCTACTATGCTGGTCTATGTGCCTTGGCCACTTTGGAACTGGATATGCTGCAATTGGGTGCCATCAATGCGGAGCCTTTTAAGCCCTTCTTTGACTTGGCACCCAAAATGTGGTCCATTTTGGCTAAATTCTATGAGGGAAACTTTGATTATTGTTTGATGCTTCTCCATGAAATCGAGAATTATGTCAGACTGGATGTTTATCTGGCTCCACATGTCGATACACTTTACTCCATGATCTCAGTCAGAATCAAGGAGAGGCGATCCTTGAAACTTACAAAAATCTAG
- the LOC6643561 gene encoding protamine-like protein 99C isoform X1, with product MPKSSETIRILRLHEPARVGSRAFLNFLREFRSKNTQLDLNTSIRRGTNVWQTMNDTERSKFDYTMPSKCREATAPQDNADMCCNKKMKRKSACAMKRPSCPKKRKPRGCPRKPACPMRKKKKRACAKKRKPACPKKRKPACRKKRKTCRPKRRNPCAKKRVKCSKPGPVMNNGYLNFVRSFRKKHCDLKPQELIKMAARAWCSLPEDKKDRYRRMACKVSKSCRHKHRRVCTGK from the exons ATGCCGAAATCATCTGAAACCATACGAATTTTGCGCTTGCACGAGCCTGCTCGTGTGGGCAGTAGAGCATTTCTCAACTTTCTTCGGGAATTCCGTTCGAAAAATACTCAGCTCGATCTGAATACATCCATTCGTCGGGGTACAAACGTATGGCAAACGATGAATGATACCGAAAGAAGCAAGTTTGACTATACAATGCCAAGCAAATGCCGAGAAGCCACTGCTCCCCAGGATAATGCCGACATGTGCTGTAACAAGAAAATGAAGAGAAAATCCGCTTGTGCCATGAAGAGACCATCTTGTCCCAAGAAACGTAAGCCACGTGGCTGCCCACGTAAGCCTGCTTGCCCCAtgagaaagaagaagaagcgtGCATGCGCCAAGAAGCGTAAACCAGCTTGCCCCAAGAAGCGCAAACCAGCTTGTCGCAAGAAGCGCAAGACCTGTCGCCCCAAGCGTCGAAACCCATGCGCCAAAAAGCGTGTCAAGTGCAGCAAGCCTGGTCCCGTTATGAATAATGGGTATCTGAATTTCGTTCGATCGTTCCGTAAGAAGCATTGTGATCTAAAGCCACAGGAATTGATCAAAATGGCCGCGCGTGCCTGGTGCAGTTTGCCGGAAGATAAAAAGGATCGTTATCGTCGTATG gcCTGCAAGGTATCGAAGAGCTGTCGGCATAAACATCGCCGTGTTTGCACCGGGAAGTAA